From the Agromyces laixinhei genome, the window ATGAAGGCGACCCGGCGGCGGTCGATGCCCAGCCCCTTCACGAGGTGTCGGCGGAGCGTCGTGATCGCGGTGGCCTCGCCGGCCAGCCACGCGTAGAGCCCGCCGTCGTCGGCCGCGTCCGGCACTTCCCAGAGGATGTCGTCGTCGTCGAGCTTCGGGAGCTCGCTCGAAGCAGGTGCGGCCGCAATCGTCGCAGGTGCGGCCGGCACTGCGGCAGCAACAGGGTCGGCCTCGACCCACGCATCGGCCCACGCGGTGACCGCGGCGACGAGGCAGGCGCCGAAGCCCGTCTCGCCTGCTGCGCCTCCCGATGATGCCGGGCCGCCCGCTGATGCCTGCACCCCCACTCCTGCCGAACCGCCCGCTTCGGCACGCGGCAGCCACTGCACCGAGACTCCGGCCGGGGCCTGGAGCTCCAGCGCGTCGCCGGCCTCCGGCACCTCGAGGAACACCGCGCCCCGCGCATCGGCGGGCAACTGCTCGAGGATCGCGCCGACGGCCGGCACCGCGGTCTCGTCACCCGCGATGAGCAGCGTGCGGGCGGCGCCGGGGCGCCACTCCCAACCGCCGGACTCGTCTTCACTCGTTGCATCGGGCGCGATGACGAGCATGCGGTCGCCGATCTGTGCGGCGCCGATCCACCGCGAGGCAGGGCCGCCGTCTCCGTGCCCGACGAAGTCGACGTCGAGTTCGCCCGCCGCCGGGCGGGCGGCCCGGATCGTGTAGGTGCGGATCGGGTTGCGCCGGTCGTCGGGCAGCGAGCGCCACGCCGAGTACCAGTCGCCCTCGCGTGGCACCTCGTCGTATCCGCTCGCCGCGAGCGGCAGCACGACCTTGATGCGCTGGTCGGGGCCGTCCCACCCGAGCTCACGCAGATCGTCGGAGCGGAACGTCACGCGCACGAAGTGCGGCGACATCCACCTGATCTCGGCGACCTGGGTGTCGAACACTCGGTATCCGGGCTTGGCCATGCGATTTCTCTCCTGTCGGACGGACGGTCGGGTGGTGGCCGGCGTCTGGGGGCCGGCCGTCAGTCGCTCCGGCGCGAACGCCACAGCAGCCAGACGAAGTAGGGGGCGCCGACGATCGCAGTCAGCAGACCGGCGGGCAACTGGGCCGGCGCGATGACGGTGCGGCCGAGGGTGTCGGCGACGCAGACGAGCAACGCGCCGAGGAGCGCCGCGAGCGGCAGCACGAGGGCGTGGCGGGAGCCGACGAGCGCTCGCGCCGCGTGCGGTGCCACGAGGCCGACGAAGCCGATCACGCCGACCGCGGCGACTGCGGCGGCGGTGAGGGCGACGCTGACGACGAGCAGGCCGAGCCTCGCCGAACCGAGCCTCACCCCGAGCACTCGCGGGGTGTCGTCGTCGAACGCAAGCAGATCGAGTTCGCGGCGCGCCGAGACGAGCAACGGCACGGCCACGAGGATCACGATCACGAGCGGGATCAGCTGCGGGAAGGTGCGCCCGTACGTCGAGCCCGACATCCAGGTGAGCGCCTTCGCCGCGTTGTACGGGTCGGTCGCGATGATGAGCATCGAGGTGACTGCGGCGGCGGCGGCCGACACGCCGAGACCGATCAGGATGAGCCGCGTCGAGGCGAGCCCGCCGCGCATCGCGAGACCGAAGACGATGATCGCGGCGAGGGCAGCACCCGCGAGGCCGCCGACCGTCACGCCGAGGAACGTGGCGAGCGGCCAGAAGGTGATGACGAGCACGGCGCCGACGCCGGCACCGCCGGTGACGCCGAGGATCGCGGGTTCAGCGAGCGGGTTGCGCGAGACGGCCTGCACGACGGTGCCCGCGAGCGCGAGCGCGGCACCGGCGAGTATCGCCGCGGCGACGCGAGGCGCGCGGGTGTTCATGACGAATTCGACGAGGGGCCCCGCCTGTCCGGTCACCCAGTTGAGCACGTCGCCGCCGAGCATCTTGGCATCGCCGAGGAGGAGCGACACGAAGGCGAGCACGATGAGCAGCACCACGGATGCCGCGATGACGAGCACACGCCCGCGGCGCGAGAGCCCGGTGCCGATGACGAACCCCGTGCCGCTCTCGGAGGAGGCGCGCGCACGGAGGGCGAGCGCGACGAGGAACACCGCACCGAAGATCGTGGTGACGACGCCGGTGGGTACCTCGACCGCGGCCTGCCCGCCGAACGCGAGGCGCAGCAGCACGTCGGCACCGAGTACGACGATGACGCCCATGACCGCCGCAGCGGGGATGAGGAGCACATGCTTCGCCATGCCGGGCACGCGCACGGCGATGAGACGCACGATCGCGGGGGCGGCGAGGCCGACGAACCCGATCGGCCCGGCAACGGTGACCGCGGCCGCAGAGAGCAGCACCGCGATCACGAGGCCGATGAACCGGGTGCGACGCACCGGCACGCCGAGCACCGTTGCCGTGTCGTCGCCGAGCGCGATGAGGTCGAACCGACGGGCGAAGAGGAAGAGCGCGGCCACGGCGACGACGACGACGGGGCCGAGCTCGAGCACGGGGCCCATGCCGATCTGGGCGAGGTTGCCGACACCCCAGGCGTAGAGCCCCTCGGTGCGCTCGGGGAAGAGCAACAGCAGCATCGTCGTGAGCGCGGTGAGCGCGAGCGCGAGCGCCGAACCCGCCAGCACGAGACGCACGGTGCCGCCGCCTCGGCCGCCGCCGGCCGAGAGGGCGAGCACGAGGCCGGCCGCAGCGAGGCCGCCGACGAACGCGACGACGCCGCCTCCCGCGAACGGCAGCGCGAGGCCGAACGCCGCGACCGCGACGACGGCGAGGTACGAACCGGCGTTGACGGCGAGGGTGTCGGGCGAGGCGAGCACGTTCCGCGAGATGCTCTGCATCACGAGGCCCGCGACGCCGAGGGCGACGCCGACGAGCACCCCCGCGGCGAGGCGCGGCATTCGCGAAGCGAGGAGCACCGCGCTCGCCTGGTCTTCGGACGCGCCCGTGAGCAGCCCGAGCAACTCCTGCAGGCCGACATCCGCCGATCCCTGTGTCACGTGCACCGCAGCGAGCAACGCCGCCGCGACGAGCCCCAGGGCGACGAGGAGCACCCCGCCGAGGCGGGGCCGAGCGCCTCGCGCGGGGGTCGCGCCGTCGGCCTGCTCGGCGGGCAGGAGCGCCGACTCGTCTGCCAGGGGCGGCGATTCAGCCGGCAAGAGTGGTGACGACCGCATCGATGTAGTCGTTCATCGACGAGGGACCGCCGAACATCCAGATGCCGTCGGGCAGACGGTGCACGTTGCCGCTCTGCACGAAGGGCAGGGAAAGCCAGACGGCATTGCCGGCGAGCTCGTTCTGGTACGCATCGGTCTCGCCGTTCGCGATGTAGAGGAACTCGACGTCGCCGACCGATGTGAGGCCCTCGACATCGATCGAACCGAGGCCGTAGTCGGCGTCGCCCTCGCCCGTCCACACGTTCTCGAGACCGAGTTCCTCGGTGACCGCCGTCAGCAGGGCACCCTCGGCGAAGGGACGGATGGAGACCTGGCCGCCGGTTGCCCAGGAGTCGCTCATCATGAACGGGGCGCCCGAGAGCCCGGCGGCCTCGAGCTCCGACTTGCCGTCGGCGAGATTCTCATGGAAGCCGGAGAGAAGATCCTCGCCCTCGGCCTCGTGACCGGTCGCGGTCGCGATGCGCTCGAGGTTCGACTCCATCTGGCCGATGGGGTTCGAGGCGTCGGCGCCGCGCACGACCATCACGGGCGCGAACTCCTCGATCTGGGCGATCACGGACTCCGACAGATCGGTCGTGGTCAACACGAGGTCGGGCGCGAGCCCCGCGATGGCGTCCACCGAGGGTTCACCCCGATCGCCGACATCCTTCACGGAGTCGTCGAGCGCCTCGGCCTTCACCCAGTCGCCATACCCCTCGGTGTCGGCGACGCCGACCGGCATGACGCCCAGCGCGACGAGGTTCTCTGCGGTGTTCCATTCGAGCGCGACGACCTTCTCGGCCGGTGCCGCGAGCTCGACGGACTCGCCGCGGTCGTCGGTGATGACGATGGCGGCCTCGCCGCTCGCCGCGCCGGCCTCTTCAGTCGTTCCGCAGCCGGTCAGGAGCAGTACGGATGCCGCGGCGATGGCGGTCAGGGCGATGGTCGGCCGGGTACGGGAAGCGGTTCTCATGGTGTCCTTCGATCGGTGCACAGGCACAGCGGTGCCGCGCGAGGGGTGGATGGTTCGGCAGGTGCCGGGCGCTACCGCTCGGCGACGACGAGCCGCTCGGCGCGTTGGCGCGTGTTGTAGCGGCCGACAGGACAGGTCGTGATGCAGCCGCGGTCGTCGACCT encodes:
- a CDS encoding siderophore-interacting protein — encoded protein: MAKPGYRVFDTQVAEIRWMSPHFVRVTFRSDDLRELGWDGPDQRIKVVLPLAASGYDEVPREGDWYSAWRSLPDDRRNPIRTYTIRAARPAAGELDVDFVGHGDGGPASRWIGAAQIGDRMLVIAPDATSEDESGGWEWRPGAARTLLIAGDETAVPAVGAILEQLPADARGAVFLEVPEAGDALELQAPAGVSVQWLPRAEAGGSAGVGVQASAGGPASSGGAAGETGFGACLVAAVTAWADAWVEADPVAAAVPAAPATIAAAPASSELPKLDDDDILWEVPDAADDGGLYAWLAGEATAITTLRRHLVKGLGIDRRRVAFMGYWKLGRAEG
- a CDS encoding iron ABC transporter permease — translated: MRSSPLLPAESPPLADESALLPAEQADGATPARGARPRLGGVLLVALGLVAAALLAAVHVTQGSADVGLQELLGLLTGASEDQASAVLLASRMPRLAAGVLVGVALGVAGLVMQSISRNVLASPDTLAVNAGSYLAVVAVAAFGLALPFAGGGVVAFVGGLAAAGLVLALSAGGGRGGGTVRLVLAGSALALALTALTTMLLLLFPERTEGLYAWGVGNLAQIGMGPVLELGPVVVVAVAALFLFARRFDLIALGDDTATVLGVPVRRTRFIGLVIAVLLSAAAVTVAGPIGFVGLAAPAIVRLIAVRVPGMAKHVLLIPAAAVMGVIVVLGADVLLRLAFGGQAAVEVPTGVVTTIFGAVFLVALALRARASSESGTGFVIGTGLSRRGRVLVIAASVVLLIVLAFVSLLLGDAKMLGGDVLNWVTGQAGPLVEFVMNTRAPRVAAAILAGAALALAGTVVQAVSRNPLAEPAILGVTGGAGVGAVLVITFWPLATFLGVTVGGLAGAALAAIIVFGLAMRGGLASTRLILIGLGVSAAAAAVTSMLIIATDPYNAAKALTWMSGSTYGRTFPQLIPLVIVILVAVPLLVSARRELDLLAFDDDTPRVLGVRLGSARLGLLVVSVALTAAAVAAVGVIGFVGLVAPHAARALVGSRHALVLPLAALLGALLVCVADTLGRTVIAPAQLPAGLLTAIVGAPYFVWLLWRSRRSD
- a CDS encoding iron-siderophore ABC transporter substrate-binding protein; translated protein: MRTASRTRPTIALTAIAAASVLLLTGCGTTEEAGAASGEAAIVITDDRGESVELAAPAEKVVALEWNTAENLVALGVMPVGVADTEGYGDWVKAEALDDSVKDVGDRGEPSVDAIAGLAPDLVLTTTDLSESVIAQIEEFAPVMVVRGADASNPIGQMESNLERIATATGHEAEGEDLLSGFHENLADGKSELEAAGLSGAPFMMSDSWATGGQVSIRPFAEGALLTAVTEELGLENVWTGEGDADYGLGSIDVEGLTSVGDVEFLYIANGETDAYQNELAGNAVWLSLPFVQSGNVHRLPDGIWMFGGPSSMNDYIDAVVTTLAG